A stretch of Pirellulales bacterium DNA encodes these proteins:
- the fusA gene encoding elongation factor G, producing the protein MNRTLASIRNIGIIAHIDAGKTTVTERMLYYTKASHKMGDVDKGTTVTDFDPEEQQRGITIYSACVSFQWKDVTVNLIDTPGHVDFTAEVERSLRVLDGGVVVFSAREGVEAQSETVWRQADKYGVPRLAFINKMDREGADFAGTLDEIRKRLGANPVAIQIPCGVGPPHVANPFRGVIDLIDMRMLRFTPESQGAELVAEEIPPEMHDEAELWREQMLGQLFDYSNELAELVLEESPVPTELIHRVLREATVHRMIVPVLCGSALDHIGIQPLLDGVMFYLPSPADMPPIEGVDPRQPETRLARKPDVGEPFCGLVFKILAEKHGDLYYVRIYSGRLKANSRVYNPGKDKKENAAQLWHIQADRREQVPSAEAGDIVGIIGPRISVTGDTVCDAAEPILLESIHFPETVISMAIEPETSLERKKLGEVLEMMKRQDPTFRAHENEETGQTIISGMGELHLEVIKHRLLRDFNLDVRVHKPRVSYKETVAAAAEAIGKCNRQIGGQTLFAEAKVRITPRDDNKPAHVFTNWFSEAAPVRNAIATLVSALKEHAEGGGMLGCPLWNCSLELLEHPLPEPIPTEVPLRIAAADAFNRVLEAAGVVLLEPIMAVEVTTPDEHLGDVINDLQQRRAIITRTQNRGVITVVDAEAPLAAMFGYSMAVRSLSQGRASFSMEPLKYGPAPPEVREGFM; encoded by the coding sequence ATGAACCGCACGCTGGCAAGCATTCGAAACATCGGCATCATCGCCCACATCGATGCGGGCAAGACTACCGTTACCGAACGGATGCTCTACTACACCAAAGCCAGCCACAAGATGGGCGATGTCGACAAGGGAACCACCGTCACCGATTTCGATCCGGAAGAACAGCAGCGCGGCATCACGATCTATTCCGCTTGCGTCAGCTTTCAATGGAAAGACGTAACCGTGAATCTTATCGATACACCCGGGCATGTGGATTTCACCGCCGAAGTGGAGCGGAGCCTTCGTGTATTGGACGGCGGCGTGGTGGTGTTCAGTGCTCGCGAGGGAGTCGAGGCGCAGAGCGAAACGGTTTGGCGGCAGGCCGACAAATACGGCGTTCCGCGGTTGGCGTTCATCAACAAGATGGACCGCGAAGGGGCTGATTTCGCCGGCACGCTCGACGAAATTCGCAAGCGTCTGGGGGCCAATCCCGTGGCAATCCAGATTCCCTGCGGAGTCGGACCGCCTCACGTCGCCAATCCGTTTCGCGGCGTGATCGATTTGATCGACATGCGCATGCTTCGCTTCACTCCCGAGAGCCAAGGAGCGGAGTTGGTGGCCGAGGAAATCCCTCCGGAAATGCACGACGAGGCCGAACTGTGGCGCGAGCAAATGCTCGGTCAGCTCTTCGACTATTCGAACGAACTGGCCGAACTGGTGCTCGAAGAATCGCCGGTTCCGACCGAGTTGATCCACCGCGTGCTGCGCGAGGCCACGGTGCACCGGATGATCGTGCCGGTGCTCTGCGGCTCGGCGCTCGACCACATCGGCATCCAGCCGCTGTTGGATGGGGTGATGTTCTACCTGCCGAGCCCGGCCGATATGCCGCCCATCGAAGGCGTCGATCCGCGACAGCCGGAAACCCGTCTGGCGCGGAAGCCGGACGTCGGCGAGCCGTTTTGCGGATTGGTGTTCAAGATTCTGGCCGAGAAGCACGGCGATTTATACTACGTGCGGATTTATTCGGGCCGGCTCAAGGCCAATAGCCGCGTCTACAATCCCGGCAAGGACAAGAAGGAAAATGCCGCCCAGCTTTGGCATATCCAGGCCGATCGCCGCGAGCAGGTGCCGTCGGCCGAGGCGGGCGATATCGTCGGCATCATCGGCCCGCGCATTTCGGTTACCGGCGATACGGTTTGCGACGCGGCCGAACCGATCCTGCTCGAATCGATCCATTTCCCCGAGACGGTGATCTCAATGGCCATCGAGCCGGAAACGTCGCTCGAGCGCAAGAAGCTCGGCGAGGTGCTCGAGATGATGAAACGCCAAGACCCGACTTTCCGTGCCCATGAAAACGAGGAAACTGGCCAGACGATCATCAGCGGGATGGGTGAATTGCATCTTGAGGTGATCAAGCACCGCCTCTTGCGCGATTTCAATCTCGACGTGCGCGTGCACAAACCGCGGGTCAGCTACAAGGAAACCGTGGCGGCCGCGGCCGAGGCGATCGGCAAGTGCAACCGCCAGATCGGCGGCCAAACGCTCTTCGCCGAAGCCAAGGTTCGCATCACCCCGCGAGACGACAACAAGCCGGCACACGTCTTCACGAACTGGTTTAGCGAAGCCGCTCCGGTGCGCAATGCCATCGCCACGCTCGTCTCGGCGCTGAAGGAGCATGCCGAAGGGGGCGGGATGTTGGGCTGCCCGCTTTGGAATTGTTCGCTCGAATTGCTCGAGCATCCGCTGCCCGAGCCGATTCCGACGGAAGTGCCACTGCGGATCGCGGCCGCCGATGCATTCAATCGCGTGTTGGAAGCCGCGGGCGTCGTGCTGTTGGAGCCGATCATGGCTGTCGAAGTCACCACGCCCGACGAGCACCTGGGCGACGTGATCAACGATCTCCAGCAGCGCCGGGCGATCATCACCCGCACGCAGAATCGCGGTGTGATTACGGTCGTCGACGCGGAAGCGCCGTTGGCGGCGATGTTTGGTTATTCGATGGCCGTGCGCAGTTTGAGCCAAGGGCGAGCGAGTTTTTCGATGGAGCCGTTGAAATATGGCCCCGCGCCGCCGGAAGTGCGTGAAGGATTTATGTGA
- the rpsL gene encoding 30S ribosomal protein S12, which yields MPTINQLVRRARKPPRKFSKSPVLDRCPQKRGVCLQVKTMTPKKPNSALRKIARVRLSNGKEVTVYIPGEGHSLQEHSIVLVRGGRVRDLPGVRYHIVRGALDTLGVEGRKQSRSLYGAKKT from the coding sequence ATGCCAACGATCAATCAATTAGTTCGCCGTGCTCGCAAGCCGCCGCGAAAATTCAGCAAATCGCCGGTGCTCGACCGCTGTCCGCAAAAGCGGGGCGTTTGCTTGCAGGTCAAAACGATGACGCCGAAGAAGCCGAACTCGGCTTTGCGGAAGATCGCCCGCGTGCGGCTTTCGAACGGCAAGGAAGTGACCGTTTATATCCCCGGCGAAGGACACAGCTTGCAGGAACACTCGATCGTGCTGGTGCGCGGCGGGCGAGTTCGCGATTTGCCAGGCGTTCGCTACCATATCGTCCGCGGAGCGCTCGATACGCTGGGCGTCGAAGGACGCAAGCAGTCGCGCAGCCTGTACGGCGCGAAGAAGACGTAA
- the rpsG gene encoding 30S ribosomal protein S7, giving the protein MGRITASRETLKPDPRFGSILASKFINCLMHDGKKSTAQRVFYDALEIIKTKVQGTEPIDVFTQALENVKPSIEVRSKRVGGAAYQVPMQVNRNRQQSLAIRWILTSVREKKGRPTHEKLAEELIAGFNREGAAMAKRENVHRMADANKAFAHFAW; this is encoded by the coding sequence ATGGGCCGAATTACCGCCAGCCGCGAAACGTTGAAACCCGATCCCCGCTTCGGTTCGATCCTTGCCAGCAAGTTCATCAATTGCTTGATGCACGACGGCAAGAAGAGCACCGCGCAGCGCGTGTTTTACGATGCGCTCGAGATCATCAAGACCAAAGTGCAAGGGACCGAGCCGATCGACGTGTTCACCCAGGCGTTGGAGAACGTGAAGCCCTCGATCGAGGTTCGCTCGAAGCGGGTCGGCGGGGCCGCGTATCAAGTGCCGATGCAAGTGAATCGCAACCGCCAGCAGTCGTTGGCGATCCGCTGGATTCTGACGTCCGTTCGGGAAAAGAAGGGCCGGCCGACTCACGAGAAATTAGCCGAAGAACTGATCGCCGGCTTCAACCGTGAAGGGGCCGCGATGGCCAAGCGGGAAAACGTTCATCGCATGGCCGATGCGAACAAGGCGTTTGCACACTTTGCGTGGTAG